In Enoplosus armatus isolate fEnoArm2 chromosome 16, fEnoArm2.hap1, whole genome shotgun sequence, the genomic window TCTCatgtctttcctttcctttaaatataatttgctGTGGTCAGTAACCAAATAGATGTTGTGTTTGCGATCCTGATGCAGGACGCCCAGCACAGAGAGGTGATGGGTTCGCTCCGCACGGCGGACAGGTCCAGTCTCATCTCTGAGGTTCATCAGCTCCGTGGTCAACTAGAGCAACTTCATCAAGGTGAACGTGCCCAGCCTGCTGTGTTGTCGGGTGGTGAATGTAGCGtgaaggagcagagggagggaggaggagccgatggagcagcagaggccgacaggctgctggtggaggagctgaagggTGAACTGTCCCAGACTAAACTGGAGCTGGAGACGACGCTTAAGGCTCAGCACAAACACCTCAAAGAGCTGGATACGCTCAGGTTAGACATGATGTTTGTTCATAGACATGTGACGTAGAAATACTCAGATACATGTGCTATGACATTGGTATTCTAGTGATCGGAGACTTAAGAGACTTAGATTAGAAATGTAATCATCTGGTGAGCCCTCAGATTTCTCTATCTTGGGTCCGCTTGAGAACCAATACCTTAAACCTTTGCATCAGTGAATGTTTGCCTTCTATTTCAACTATTTAATTAGAAGGAACCAAAACTAAACACATTCCATACGACTATAATATCCATTACATCTCGTCTCATTAATATTATGTCCATCAACAGGGCCGAGGTATCACAGAAGGCTGCTGAGGTGGACGCACTGAACGACCatctgacagaggagaggaagaggagcagagatcTTCAGTGGGCCATGGAGAAGGAGAAATGTCGAACGGGGAGAAATGAGGAGAGTAAACGAGAGGAACTGGAGGTAAGAGACACTAGACCGGAATTTAAAAGCCTAACCAGAGGCTACAAATAGACGTCCTATATACATTAGATCTGTTGCATTTCTTCTCCCCACGTAACAATATTTATCAATCTTattaaatacacaaaacaacgTTACCTTCTTACATTATTCATGACATATTTATGAAATAAGTCATaaaaacaagtgtatttccattttcctccaaGGACCTGCACCTCactctggaggagctgaagagccGCGTGGCCCAGCTGACCCTGACCCTGGATCAGGAGCGCCAGGCCTCCTCCCAGCTCTCCCAGCAGGCTGAGCAAGACCACCTGAGTCTCCACAGACGCCTCCAAGAGCTCCAGGTCCAGCTGGAGACGGAGCGAGCCAAGGCCCAGGAGATGAGCACTGCGCtcgggagagagagggagctgcgGACGGGTGTCTCCTCAGACAGCGGTCCCTCTAATGAGGTTGAGGAGGATAGGAgggggctggaggaggaggggagttTGCTGGAAAGACTGCAGAGGGAGCTGGatgacaaacatgcacaggTGGGATGTTGGTGGATTTTCTGTACTTTTCTGAATATGCTCCAAATGGCCacaagatggaggacaaaaagcataaatgttgattaattTATAGTTGTCTATTTATAGTTTGTGACCTTACAGTCTTAATTCTTAATGCAATAACAATAGACCTTAAGGGAAGAAGCAGAAACATTAATACTCAGTGGCTAATATTTATCCTCATcagtaaaatcatttttgtctTAAGTCTGTATTTGTCCTCGTTTTTCTTCTCCAGGTGGTGCATCTCCTCAGTCAGCTGGAGGCCCAGAAGCTCGAGGTGGTACgaaaagaggaggagctgaCTTTGGGGAGTCAGAGGTCGAGACGGGACCAGGAGGCGCTGTTGGAGGCTCGGGCCCAGCTGGAGAGGCTGGAAGCACAAATGTCCGAGGCCCAGGGGCagctggagggagagatggagaagaggaagagtctagaagaggagaaggagagactggaggagaAGTTGAGACCTCTGCAGGCTGATGGCCACAGTGTGAGTACCAAATAACAGTCACACTTCCTGACTTTTTAAGTAATTTTTGAATCATGCTTTCGGGTTTTTTTAATCTagtttaatgacatttaaagtattaaagctGTGTTGTTCTGATGTAAACAGCAGGCTGTCTGGCACGGTGAGTCCACCGACCGCACCAAAGACTGGGTGTTCCAGCAGAAGAGCGGAAACGTTCAGTCAGCAAGCTCCAGCGTGTCTCTCCACCCGGAGGTCTCTCCAACAGGTCGCACCAGCGGCCCACATCACGGTCCTTGGCGCACAGCCGACAAGATCCTGGGCAAACTCCACCTCATTTCCTCCAAGATCCGCGGCATGGCAAGCAAGACTACTGGCAGGTaattaaagcggctataatcagTGTTTATATATGAACAATGTGTCACATGACTGCAGGATCCATAATGTATCATGATGCAGGACTTGTCTAATATAGCCTTATGGGAATTAACTGTCATTTGTACATGTTGCGTACAGGCTGACCGCAGAGGTCGACAGTGAAGAGTTATCCTGGGTGCTGTCCAATGTTGACGAGGTCATCACTTTGCTGCAGCAATCCCCAGGTCTACCCTCCGTCCCCGAGGTCAGAAActgttctcttctttttttaaacctctcTTGGTTTTGATGGTTTCACTTCTACATTGAATATTTCTGGATTTTGAGGCAGAGTTTAGATTTAAATGATGAGTTACAGAAGCAAAATAGCTGAGCTcagatcagctgtttgtttattattccAAATGTCTGTAGTCTGTTTAGCTCCCAACATGACCACACATGGTTGCGActgcttgtgtgtttcccgCAGAGTGTTGCCCTGCTGGCAGGAGGctcttccagctcctccaacTCCCTGACAGAGCGCCTGCTGAGGCAGAACGCCGAGCTGACTGGTTTTGTCAGCCGTCTAACCGAAGAGAAGAACGATCTGAGGAACCACACGCTCCGCTTGGAGGAAGAGCTCCGACGCTACCGGCAGGCTGGACTGGGATCAGGCGACAGTGTGAGTACATGCGAGGAAATACTACGGATAGAGATGATGCTGATTGTCTCTTTCAAACAATGAAGTATAGTGGAGGTACATGTAGTGAACACTTTGCTGAAACTGAATCAACAGAGATGTGCATAGCAGCTTTTCATCTCTTGTCATTGCAGAAGACTTTGAATAAATTCCACTTTAATTTCCTTCTGCAGGTCAGCAGCAGGAGCGGAGTGTCGAAGGCGGACTCGGCAAGTATGCTGCTTTCCCAGGAGCGGGAGGCTTGGACAAGAGAGAAGGTCCGCCTGGAGAAAGCTTTACATCTGGCCCAGGCCCAGGTGGCCCGACTCAAGGGGGAGATCAGGACCGACTCCTTGCGAGAGATAGCTGGACCTGAGGCTGACAACGCTGCACTGAAGGTCAGCTAACAGCTAATAAATCACTGTAATTCAGCTCATATCTGAGGAGCTGTAGATAGTTAATTGTTGTAACTCTTGTCAGCAATCATCATTTTTCTCGTTTCCTTTGCCTCCAGAGGATGTACGGGAAGTACTTGAGGTCAGAAAGCTTCCGCAAAGCGCTGATCTACCAGAAGAAGTATCTGCTGTTACTGCTGGGCGGCTTCCAGGAGTGTGAGGAAGCCACGCTGACGCTCCTCTCCAGGATGGGCAGCCGACCATCTCTCTCCAGCCTGGAGTCCCTCAGCCAACGCCGCAGGGGACTGATGCGCTTCCGCTCTGCCGTCCGAGTCTCTATCGCCCTCTCCAGGTAGGAGCTTCCTCGTATTAACAGCAGATGTATATGCagtcacttttattttataaaactaAAACCtacacattttctgttcagaATGCGTTTCCTAGTCAAGCGATGGCACAAGGCGACAGGGATGAACTCCACAACCACCTGCAGCATCAACAAGAATGGAGCAGGACAGACTTTAGGTAACCAAAACATCGTGGGTGTTTTGGCTTCCCCATGTCGGAGAGAATCATTTTGAAGTGATGCTCAATTTTTATTCATCTCTCTCAGGTACAGACGTGAGAGACTCTCCTTATCTTCACCCGGGCAGTGTGGAGAtgtacagagaaagaggaagtagtggaggaggaggagtctcCAGCAGCAGGGGGCGAAGTGGACGTGAATCGCCCAgatcagctgtctcctccaCACAACACAGGTGCAACATAAAactgggctgcaactaacaattactgTTATTATCAATTATCATCTAACAATCAGTTTCCCAGTCTAGCTagattagtctataaaatgataTCAGCCTATCGTGTCCGTTCTGTCACTGACAGGCTGatgtctgttgtgtctgtgtcgTGTAGGTTTCACATGACTGGAGACCACGGAGCTCTCTCCTGTTCCCACCTGCAGAACTACGACCCCGACCGAGCGCTCACCGACTACATCTCCAGACTGGAGGCCCTGCAGAGGAGGCTGGGGAGTGTGACATCAGGTAACGCATACAGTACCCAATTCTGTACTATATACTCATTGCACACATTATACACGTGCCTTTATAGTAGATTTTTTGCAGTCAGTAAACAAGATGTGTAACTGGTTTGGTCTATTCCTGAATAACTGTGTGGGGACTTAAGTTCAATTTGGTTTGCATTCAATTAAACTTGTGCTTTTTAAACTCTAAAATTGactcaacttttcttttctccgtTAGGTGCTTCTTCATATGCTCAATTGCACTTTGGCTTGAGAAGATAGATGCCGTCAAGTTACTTTGGCTTGAAGAAACTCAGTTGCCTTTTCTCGTGCTGAGCGCTCTGCTGTTTTCTATCAGTCTGGTGTGGACTGTATCTTTCCATGTggaccaaaacacattttttattagtGTACGACATGTTGTATTCAGGCTTTTTTGTCGCCAGCACTTGAAAAACAGCTATGTTTGTAATTGAATCTGCCTCTTTGTCGTGGATGAACTACAATCATGTATATTTGTCTAATGCTAATTTAAGACCTTGTGATTAatttatatgtttgtgttgtatgGGTGGAGCGTTATGTAGAGAATGTTTGGGTTTATTGTTAAGGAGGCTGCTACTGGATATTCTACACtacactgtgttttgtttcGGCCAGACAGACTACAGGGGACATTTGTAGAGAACGTATTTTTGTAAAGTGTAGGAGCTTTGAATTTTCTGGGTATTTTgtcaaaaactgaaataaagagGACTACATTATTTGAAAGAgttgtgtatttttcatttcttcttcaacCACTGACTAGAAGATTAAACAACTTATCTTTTctacaaagaaacatttttaaaataactgatcTTCAACCTGTTTACAGGCAGGTgtgcaaagaaaatgaaggataCTGACTCAAGTGTTGACAATATGTGGGAGCTGATTTTTGAAAGTTTCTTCATTGAAAGAAGGAATTATGAatggaaatgtggaaatgtttaacattatcaagtgttttttttctggaacaAAAGATCAGAAAATTGCGAAggacaaaataaaccaaaatatatcATAATAACCATGACAACACAGTGGTCGGTGCTCGTTACCTCTACGAGGTTTCCTTTAGTTAGTACAGGTCACTTTTAAAAAGCCCTTTATTCAACGTTTATCTCCGCAATTTGTGGGATGATCTGGATTGCAGCATTTAACCTTTTTAAGATATTTTCTGGCATCCCATCTGATTCTGTGTGAATGGGATGGCCTGTGACCAATCATGTTGCATCTTTTGGGCGGCAGGGTTGCCATGGATGTAAATGTACAAAAGGCCTGTCTCATGAAGCAGGAATAATGAAGTTTATTAACTGCTAAACTCTCTTCCCACCCAAATCTGGAATATGGACTAAAGCTGGACCCTCTGCTTGGTTCTACAGTTATCCACTGAATAAAACTCGCTCGGGCTTCAAGGCTTCATTCACTCAACAGATGTTTCCCGCCATCAAGGCATTTCATAACCGGCTATTTCTATTTTGAAGAATTCACATTGTGAATATTAGCATCCGCGTTCAAGTCAGAGTCATACAGTCCGTGTAATTATCTCTGGAAACACAAGTTTCAAAAATGCATGTACTGATGTTCATCAACATTCAGAATAAAAAGAGCTGAACCTCAGACTAGATACAAGAAGCACAAAAAGTAAAAGGTTGGACATTTAGGCAGAGCAAAGTGCATTCATCTAAATGTTCCTAAATTCAAGTCCCTTCAAGCACTTCAAATGCAGGATGTTTGACCCTTTCCTCGTGTCCTCCTtcactgttttctcctcttgtaTCTGATGACGGGGTTGTGTGGGGTGTGAATCATTGTGGTGTAGTTGATTGTGGGGAAATATCCGTCCACCAGGTCAAAGTCGTACATGCGCAGTAAAGTGGACCAGATGGTTTTGATCTGGACGTAGGCAAAGTTCTCCCCGATGCAGCGATGGCGGCCTGAAGAACACACGACAAAGGTacagttttgatttgtttgtttagacGTCCGTCTTTTGACATTGCCAGTAATAAGCTTTTATTtggtaaaacatttaatttctagTGAGGTCAGTTTTAAAGCTACATCTAATATTGAAAAGCAAACTGTAATACAAGTTGTTAAAgcatatgaatttaaaaaaaacatatttcttgtTGATTTAGAGACATAACTGACCCCATTTATTATGTGAATTATTGACAAATAGAATCattgatgagagagagagaatgctaTATTTTAACAATGATGTTAACCTGAACCTGCATTTTTTCTTACCGGCTCCAAACGGCACATAGGCAAACTTCTCCCCTGCAGCGGGGTTGTCGTTGAGGTAACGGTCGGGGTTGAACTCCATCCTCTCCACCCAGGTGTCGTGCAGACGGTGATTGACAGTCGGGGAGACGCAGACCTGGTGACCCACAGGGATGGTGTATCCTGCTGCAGTCTGagagaataaaggagaaaaaaacagttcGCTAAAAAGAAATACCAAAAGGACTAGAGAGAAGCGACTTGTAAAATATGACTGTATGTGATTCTGGTAAATGCAACATATTGTAGACGAGCAGCCAGGCGTTCTTACCTGAGGAGAGCGAGCCATCCTCATCATGGTCATGATGGGTGGGCGCAGACGCAGGGTCTCCTTCAAACAGCGCTCCAACAAGTTCAGATCTTTCAGCTGAGGACAAAACCAGGACAATATGAGGACTAACCAACTGTTTCTTGTTCCTTTTCGTTGTATCTTATCACATCAAAAACAGCCCAGAGGAACCATTTCTGATAACAACAGCAAAGCAGTGCAGCATCTTCACTATGTCAAGGCCTGAAACTTCTTTAAAACTTCATGTACTGAGTAAAATGAATACAGACTCACAGAAGGCTTTAACCTGAATTCAACCAAGATTTTGTAACATTTTCTACACACAGTGCAGACAGCTCTGTGAGTTTTGATGTATTTAGTTATGTAAAATGTGATCTGTATGCATGATGGCAGTGTTATAATTGACTACAATCCATGTAACTGCAGTAGCCTGTAATCTGTATCTTGATTTAGAGAACgtcacacatttaaatgtttgttattgctATAACTTTGTACAACCAGGAGGGGGAGCACCTTCTACTGTTATGTCGCTCAATCACACAATCAGGCAGGAAAACGCAGAGGTGGTGACATTATTGTTTCATCCATATGACATGATACCATTTTGTACTGTGAGGTTACCTACTTTGATTACTGTGCATTATTTTGTTATAATGGGTAGTTTTTGACATGTTCCACACAATGTTGTAAAGGTAAgttgtttaagtttaagttactgtagtatgttttaattttacaaatgttgatcattttatttgtatattgtgaTAGTTATGGCCAATGTGGATCAATACTGCACGCAGCCTTACTTGGTCAAAGTCGAGTGGCGGCAGGTCTTCTCCACACACGGCCCTCTGCTCGGCACAGCAGCGCTCCTGCAGAGCTTTGTCTCTGGCCAGGAAGAAACCCATCCAGGCGCTGGTGGTGGAGGACGTGTGCTGACCCGCCAGGAGGAGACCAATCAGCATCCCCGAGATCTCGTTATCGTTCAGGGGCCGTCCATCTCTGAGGGGGAAACAGAGTGATTGTTAGAACTGATCAGAGCCATAATCATATTTTTAATGAGTTTGATTTTATATATAGTTCATGTTTTAGCACCTATTCAGACTTTTTGG contains:
- the cyp51 gene encoding lanosterol 14-alpha demethylase translates to MVGSTFTYLLGSEAATLMFNSKNEDLNAEDVYSRLTTPVFGKGVAYDVPNPIFLEQKKMLKTGLNIAHFKEHVKVIETETIEYFQRWGDSGERNLFEALSELIILTASSCLHGKEIRSMLDERVAQLYADLDGGFSHAAWLLPGWLPLPSFRKRDRAHREIKNIFFKVIQKRRQSEEKVDDILQTLIDATYKDGRPLNDNEISGMLIGLLLAGQHTSSTTSAWMGFFLARDKALQERCCAEQRAVCGEDLPPLDFDQLKDLNLLERCLKETLRLRPPIMTMMRMARSPQTAAGYTIPVGHQVCVSPTVNHRLHDTWVERMEFNPDRYLNDNPAAGEKFAYVPFGAGRHRCIGENFAYVQIKTIWSTLLRMYDFDLVDGYFPTINYTTMIHTPHNPVIRYKRRKQ